A window of the Cannabis sativa cultivar Pink pepper isolate KNU-18-1 chromosome X, ASM2916894v1, whole genome shotgun sequence genome harbors these coding sequences:
- the LOC115703805 gene encoding F-box protein SKIP17 isoform X1, whose product MDTTLLLTLSSMAKRPCPSQNPTIQNPNLDFDMDDHIDHLLETILLRQYSPPTDSSLAPSSSSYSSSIDLSFERLLDSRTSDSDQTQLIDRAMGLGTLLLEAGKRSARKRASKHNSLAWALPPDLTIKVFSMLDTQSLCYAAATCSMFNKCAIDPSCYANLDLTTDVPKVNNAVVSTMIHRAGKSLQSLKLGVVQGPNVLAGSCQPLVYTIRNSVEVSNFSWNDKRSRQGKESSILTRSCLSPLVGDNGAPGTLLRRLHLYNIERMDNTSLCGALTACPSLLDLEIVGLHVELRQTLMSVSANCHLIERLFFESSKTGRDDSLKSPTCVEFVNNCPNLNSLALRGFKLHDYKVRILVKGFRKLKYVDFSTSYSITGTFLRNLGSSIGGNLLEFLILRDCMHLKEVEVARLLTTIITGDFKYLRTLDISNREGLASESDWYDRCYTSSVIPIKQMLDARPDICLLAEFPSEGRLVYSSVIVVGFGTTKISLMMIKTISSRRYIYRSHIGCGLFCSYIEIDQMFESELNSDISLPSQLSSHTSDGSMFMSFSESSYNSDHGSGNEDGRDAGFVVFEESSDEVDFIVV is encoded by the exons ATGGATACCACCCTTCTCCTCACCTTGTCTTCCATGGCTAAGCGACCTTGTCCTTCTCAAAACCCTACAATCCAAAACCCTAACCTCGATTTCGACATGGATGACCATATCGACCACCTCCTTGAGACAATCCTTCTTCGACAGTATTCCCCTCCCACCGATTCATCCCTAGCCCCATcctcttcttcttattcttcttccATCGATCTCTCCTTTGAGAGGCTCCTCGACTCCAGGACCTCCGATTCGGATCAAACTCAGCTCATCGATCGCGCCATGGGTTTGGGAACTCTACTCCTTGAAGCTGGTAAGCGTTCTGCCAGAAAACGCGCCTCAAAGCACAATTCTCTTGCCTGGGCTCTCCCTCCTGACCTCACCATCAAG GTCTTTTCCATGCTTGACACACAAAGCCTTTGTTATGCAGCGGCTACTTGTTCTATGTTTAACAAATGTGCTATAGATCCCTCTTGCTATGCCAACCTTGATCTGACAACTGATGTCCCCAAAGTTAACAATGCAGTAGTATCCACAATGATCCACCGAGCAGGGAAATCCCTTCA GTCTTTAAAGCTTGGTGTAGTTCAAGGCCCAAATGTATTGGCTGGATCCTGTCAGCCATTAGTTTATACAATTAGAAATTCTGTAGAAGTATCTAACTTTTCATGGAACGACAAACGATCTAGACAAGGGAAAGAGTCGTCTATTCTTACCCGATCTTGTTTAAGCCCTTTAGTTGGTGACAATGGTGCTCCAGG GACCCTTTTGAGAAGGTTGCACCTTTACAATATTGAAAGAATGGATAACACATCACTTTGTGGGGCATTGACAGCCTGCCCCTCTCTCCTTGATTTGGAAATCGTTGGCCT TCATGTTGAATTGAGGCAAACATTGATGTCAGTTAGTGCAAACTGTCATCTGATCGAGCGTTTGTtctttgaatcttcaaaaacaG GTAGAGATGACAGTTTGAAGTCGCCAACCTGCGTTGAATTCGTGAATAATTGCCCTAATCTGAATTCATTGGCCCTTAGGGGATTTAAGCTGCATGATTATAAAGTTCGCATACTTGTTAAG GgatttagaaaattaaaatatgttgaCTTTTCAACTTCCTATTCTATCACTGGAACTTTTCTGAG GAACCTTGGAAGCAGCATTGGGGGAAATTTGCTAGAATTCTTGATTTTACGGGACTGCATGCATCTCAAAGAG GTTGAAGTTGCTCGACTTTTGACTACTATTATCACAGGGGATTTCAAGTACCTCAGAACTCTT GACATATCCAATAGGGAAGGTTTGGCTTCAGAGAGTGACTGGTATGATAGATGTTACACCTCTAG TGTAATCCCAATAAAGCAGATGTTGGATGCAAGACCTGATATTTGTTTGTTGGCTGAGTTTCCATCAGAAGGAAGGTTGGTTTATTCTTCAGTAATTGTTGTTGGCTTTGGAACTACAAAAATTTCACTTATGATGATAAAAACAATTAGTAGTAGGAGATATATTTACCGATCTCATATTGGGTGTGGATTGTTTTGCAGTTACATTGAGATTGATCAAATGTTTGAGAGTGAGCTAAATAGTGATATCAGTCTGCCATCACAACTGAGCAGTCATACTTCAGATGGATCAATGTTTATGAGTTTTTCTGAAAGCAGTTACAATAGTGACCATGGTAGTGGCAATGAGGATGGTCGAGATGCaggttttgttgtttttgaggAAAGCTCAGATGAGGTTGACTTTATTGTTGTGTGA
- the LOC115703805 gene encoding F-box protein SKIP17 isoform X2 has product MDTTLLLTLSSMAKRPCPSQNPTIQNPNLDFDMDDHIDHLLETILLRQYSPPTDSSLAPSSSSYSSSIDLSFERLLDSRTSDSDQTQLIDRAMGLGTLLLEAGKRSARKRASKHNSLAWALPPDLTIKVFSMLDTQSLCYAAATCSMFNKCAIDPSCYANLDLTTDVPKVNNAVVSTMIHRAGKSLQSLKLGVVQGPNVLAGSCQPLVYTIRNSVEVSNFSWNDKRSRQGKESSILTRSCLSPLVGDNGAPGTLLRRLHLYNIERMDNTSLCGALTACPSLLDLEIVGLHVELRQTLMSVSANCHLIERLFFESSKTGRDDSLKSPTCVEFVNNCPNLNSLALRGFKLHDYKVRILVKGFRKLKYVDFSTSYSITGTFLRNLGSSIGGNLLEFLILRDCMHLKEVEVARLLTTIITGDFKYLRTLDISNREGLASESDWYDRCYTSSVIPIKQMLDARPDICLLAEFPSEGSYIEIDQMFESELNSDISLPSQLSSHTSDGSMFMSFSESSYNSDHGSGNEDGRDAGFVVFEESSDEVDFIVV; this is encoded by the exons ATGGATACCACCCTTCTCCTCACCTTGTCTTCCATGGCTAAGCGACCTTGTCCTTCTCAAAACCCTACAATCCAAAACCCTAACCTCGATTTCGACATGGATGACCATATCGACCACCTCCTTGAGACAATCCTTCTTCGACAGTATTCCCCTCCCACCGATTCATCCCTAGCCCCATcctcttcttcttattcttcttccATCGATCTCTCCTTTGAGAGGCTCCTCGACTCCAGGACCTCCGATTCGGATCAAACTCAGCTCATCGATCGCGCCATGGGTTTGGGAACTCTACTCCTTGAAGCTGGTAAGCGTTCTGCCAGAAAACGCGCCTCAAAGCACAATTCTCTTGCCTGGGCTCTCCCTCCTGACCTCACCATCAAG GTCTTTTCCATGCTTGACACACAAAGCCTTTGTTATGCAGCGGCTACTTGTTCTATGTTTAACAAATGTGCTATAGATCCCTCTTGCTATGCCAACCTTGATCTGACAACTGATGTCCCCAAAGTTAACAATGCAGTAGTATCCACAATGATCCACCGAGCAGGGAAATCCCTTCA GTCTTTAAAGCTTGGTGTAGTTCAAGGCCCAAATGTATTGGCTGGATCCTGTCAGCCATTAGTTTATACAATTAGAAATTCTGTAGAAGTATCTAACTTTTCATGGAACGACAAACGATCTAGACAAGGGAAAGAGTCGTCTATTCTTACCCGATCTTGTTTAAGCCCTTTAGTTGGTGACAATGGTGCTCCAGG GACCCTTTTGAGAAGGTTGCACCTTTACAATATTGAAAGAATGGATAACACATCACTTTGTGGGGCATTGACAGCCTGCCCCTCTCTCCTTGATTTGGAAATCGTTGGCCT TCATGTTGAATTGAGGCAAACATTGATGTCAGTTAGTGCAAACTGTCATCTGATCGAGCGTTTGTtctttgaatcttcaaaaacaG GTAGAGATGACAGTTTGAAGTCGCCAACCTGCGTTGAATTCGTGAATAATTGCCCTAATCTGAATTCATTGGCCCTTAGGGGATTTAAGCTGCATGATTATAAAGTTCGCATACTTGTTAAG GgatttagaaaattaaaatatgttgaCTTTTCAACTTCCTATTCTATCACTGGAACTTTTCTGAG GAACCTTGGAAGCAGCATTGGGGGAAATTTGCTAGAATTCTTGATTTTACGGGACTGCATGCATCTCAAAGAG GTTGAAGTTGCTCGACTTTTGACTACTATTATCACAGGGGATTTCAAGTACCTCAGAACTCTT GACATATCCAATAGGGAAGGTTTGGCTTCAGAGAGTGACTGGTATGATAGATGTTACACCTCTAG TGTAATCCCAATAAAGCAGATGTTGGATGCAAGACCTGATATTTGTTTGTTGGCTGAGTTTCCATCAGAAGGAAG TTACATTGAGATTGATCAAATGTTTGAGAGTGAGCTAAATAGTGATATCAGTCTGCCATCACAACTGAGCAGTCATACTTCAGATGGATCAATGTTTATGAGTTTTTCTGAAAGCAGTTACAATAGTGACCATGGTAGTGGCAATGAGGATGGTCGAGATGCaggttttgttgtttttgaggAAAGCTCAGATGAGGTTGACTTTATTGTTGTGTGA